One Leuconostoc mesenteroides subsp. mesenteroides ATCC 8293 genomic window, AGATTTTACCAGATGCTACTGATAGGTTACCTGCAATAGTGTTAAATAGTGTTGACTTACCAGCACCGTTAGTGCCCAAAACCGTGATGAAATCTCCGTCGTAAATATCGAAATTAATTGACTTTAGTATTTGAATACTATCCCCAACTGTGACAATGACGTCTTTAAGAGAGAAAACTGGTTTAGTCATGTGGTGTAACACCTTTCTTAATTATTTTATCGAGATTCAGCGCATGACGCAGTTGCGGCAAAATCATAGCAGCAGCTAAGACGATAGCTGAAATAAGGTTGATGTCGTTAGTAGAAAAACCAAGTCGTAGGACAGCTAATAAGACTAAACGGTATAGAATAGAACCGACAATAACGGCAACTAAACGCTCATTTAATGTTAATTCACCGAAAACAACTTCGCCGATAATAATTGAAGCTAAAGCAATAACGATAATGCCAATACCCATGTTGATGTCAGCATAACCATTATTTTGTGCGATAACAGCGCCTCCGAAGGCGATAAGACCATTGGACAACATTAGTCCCATGATTGTCATGCGGTCCGTTTGAATCCCAATTGATTGTGCCATGTTAGGGTTGTCACCGGTAGCAATAAAGGCTTGTCCTAATTCGGTTTGCAAGAAAAAAATTAATCCTGCTGTGATGACAGCAATAATAACCAAGCCTAAGAAAACAGAGTCAAAATATTTTGGTAAGTGCTGCAATATTTTGATAGAGAAAATCGACTTTTGATTTAGCAATGAAATATTTGCTGAACCCATAATACGGAGATTAATAGATAATGTTGCCGTCATGACTAAGATACCAGATAAAAGAATAGGAATTTTTCCTTTGGTATAAAGTAACCCAGTAATTAACCCAGCAATTGTGCCGACTAAGAAAGCGGCAATGGTCGCGATAAATGGGTCAATTCCGTGAGCAATCATCGCTACTGCTGTTGACGCACCTAAAGGGAAAGAGCCTTCAACGGTCATATCAGGAAAGTTTAAAATTCGAAATGTGAGAAACAACGCGACACCGAGCACGGCCCATAAGAGACCTTGCCCAATACTAGATACAATCATACTCATTTGAAGACTTCTCCTTTAGTTTCAGCTTCCTTAACCATGCTTGCTGGCAAATTGATACCTAGCAGTTTGGCTTGCTTTAAGTTGATGGTCATTTCGCCCTTTGTAATGGTTTTGACAGGGTAGGTTGCGGTGTTCTTGCCCTTTAAGACTTGTCCGGCCATGACACCGGCTTGATAACCTATATCATACTGGCTAACGGATACAGTGGCGACGCCACCATCCTTCACCATGGTATCCACGGCAGGGATAACTGGAATTTTTTCTTGGTTGGTGACGTTAATGAGTGTTTTCATAGCACTTGCAACGCCGTTATCTTGCGGTGCATAGACAACATCAACTTGGCTGGCCATTGTTTCGGCAACTTGTTGCATATCGTTAGTTGTTGAAATAGTGTACATTTTAACAGTGTAGCCAGCTTTTTTAGCCAGTTTTTCCATGTTTTTAGCATTATATTCACCACCATGATCTGATGTTGTGTAAATAATACCTAATGTTTTAGCTTTGGGAACGACTTGTTGAACCACATCTAAATGTTGCTGCAAAGGAGAGTCACCAGAAACACCGGTCACATTATTTCCCGGGCGTTGCGTTGTTTTGACTAATCCAGACCCCGCTGGGTCTGTAATTCCGGCTAGAATAACCGGATTATTACCATCAGCTGTTTTGGCTAAGGATAAGGCAGCTGGTGTGGCAATTCCGATTGTTAAATCAGCATTCTCATTGGCAAATTTTTGTGACATTGTTTTGAGATTTGATTGGTCAGCCTGAGCATTTTGATAGTCAATCTTAATCTTTTTACCTGAGTAACCTTGAGATTTTAGTCCCGCAACAATACCATGATGAATTTGATCTAAGGCAGGGTGTGTAACTAGTTGCAAAATGCCAACAGTTGGCACGTAAGTTGATTTTTTTTCTTGTGTGTTTGGTTTGCTAGTAACAATAAATGCTACGGCTAGAAATGCAACAATAATTGTAATTGCCGACAAAAGTCGTTTGTTCATGATATTCTCCAAATCTCTCTGCTCTTCTAAACTAAAATGACCTTGGCTCGCCACGCAGGGCTTTCCAAGGTCAAAAGAAAAGTCTGCATGGCATATTCCCATACAGACCCGATTGTTGCAAAAAATAGTCGGTATGGATAAAACAAATGTTTTAAACATCAGCTTTATCCGTTACCGAAAAGCTGATTCTACCGACGCCACCAGGCGTTATTGAGTTGAACTGCTAAGTTTTGCATAATTATCTCCGAGTTGTTTATGAAATAAGAATACTAAGAATTTGATGAGTTGTCAATAGTTTTTTCAAAATAAAAACGTATCAGTATGTGTCCTTTTAAAACAGTGTAGAATGCCTAAAAAGTTTTTCTCATAAGAAAAACTGAAAGAATAAGCAATATTTATGGATATAATAAAGATAAAAATATTATGTTTATTGTCAACGTAAACATATTAACTAAAAGGGAGTTATATGAATGATTTAGTCAATACTTTTTCAGAAGTCAATAATTTAGGTCGGTTAATTCGTGGCATGCGTGAAGCACGTGGCGTTTCTGTCAATGATTTAGTCCGAGCGACAGGGTTGTCGCGTAGTATGATTTCTAAATTTGAAAGAGGGCAGACAGACATTCAGTTAAGCAGCATGATTAAGATATTTAGTGCTATGTCCTTAACCTTAGATGACTTATGTCATGCGAGACTATTTGACGAATTTTTAATGAATGAATTGTGCGAAAAAGCTTATCAATTTCAAAATGACCACATCGTGTTAAAACAAATTTTAGATGAAATATGTAGCCGTGATTTTTTAATACGACAAGAAGAAATTTTAAAATTAATTTTGCAGACGTTGCTCAATTCTAATCGTGGTTTGCCAAGTGAAGTTGAGAATTATTTTGATAACCTAGATGGCATTTGGTCTTTCGATACTTATCTGGCATTATTGGCAGAACCTTTCTTAACTCAACGTATTCACTTACGAATTGCTAAGGAATTAGCCCAGTATCAAGGATATCGTCCCAAAATTATTAACACCGCGTATCATGTTTTTGTTCATTAGGAGGTTGTGTTTAGGCTCCGGCATCCTACAGAAAAGATCACTCTAAGGAGAATGTTGATGAAAAATATCGTTATAACGGGTGGTACTTCTGGCGTGGGATTTGCCATTGCCAAAGAAATAGCAAAAGAAGGACACAATATAATTATTGTTGGTCGTCATGAATATAAAGCCCATATAGCTCAGAAGAAGCTAGGAAATAATGTTAAAGTAGCTATCGGAGACCTATCCGACGAAGCTGAACGTGAGGGTGTGATTGATGAAATTAAAAGGTCATTTTCACATATTGACGTGCTAATTCATAGTGCAGGTGTTCTCCCACGCAATGCGAGTGAAAATATCTATGTGAATTTATTACCACATTATTATTTAACGACTAGATTACGTGGCTTATTAGCAAACAGTAGGGTGTTGATTATCACAGGACACCCACAAGCAGTAAATCTTGTACCGATTTGTGAAATACAAAGTAGCGCATTTTCTAGAGCAGCGTGGGTAATCACGCACAAAACGCTCCTAATGATCTTATTAAATCAAATGTTGCGAGATTGCAATACCACAGTCAATAGCTTTTACCCCGGACAAGTGAATAGCAATTTGATGAGATATACCAAAAAAATAGATAACACAGAAGTACCGGTAGGAGCATATTTGGCGCTTAATGCTACTTTAGAGAAAATGTCAGGCATATTTTTTGATGAAAATGGTAAAATAGTACAGCTTGATAATAAGAAGTATAATTTAAAAACAGCAGAAGAAATTTTGGCACCATACTTGAGTAAGATAACTACGTATTAGGAACTATCATATTGTGGATTAATGAATTGGATGTTATTATTCTATTGACTTAAATAGTAATAATTACTATAATTAAAAGTAATTGTTACTATTTATTGAAAAGGAAAAAATAATAATGGCAGAAAAAAATGATTTAAGCAGTGCATACCGACGATTAAAGAGTCCGAACGCGAAGACAAGAGACCGTGCTTTGAAATTATTAAAAGAAATCAAGGCTAAAAAGTCACAAAAAAGTAAATAGCTGTTCAATATGTGAAAAGGCATCGTATGTTATGATGCTTTTTTGATTGGGCGCATATTTTTAACCGTTTAGTGCATTTTTACAACCGTTTATGTTATTGAAGTAGAAAAACTAAATCAAGTGTATATAGTTATTGTTATATAGATTAAAATACAACAAATTTAAAAGGGAGGGTGAAAAACATCAAATTACATCAGAAGGGATAATCATCAAAACTATCTGATGCGTTTGTTTATGTTTTGAAATTTAGATTGATCTTAATCGTGCTAATTATTGTTTATAATTGGGGAATTGTATGAAGTGATTTTGAAAAAAGTCATTTCAGGTGATAATGTGCATGCGCCATAGAACTGTTTTTTATGGTGATTCAGTCTACATACTTGGGACACTTAATTTGAATCATAAAGTGTTCTTGTTATTGAAGTGAGTTAATGGGGAGAAGGATATGAAATGGAATCGTTATTTATTCAAGTTCATTACCTTTGCATGTGTAGTTCTATCTTCAAAATTAATGGAGATGGACAATTTTCGAAAAAGCTAGTATGTTAGATCACAATTTTACATTGATCAGCTTCGGAAAATTTGTTGCACGATAAAAAATTTTTGGAGTAGTATAGGTCCACAATTGAAAAACACAGCAAGGGGGCTGTGTTTTTCAATTGTGGTGGTCTGTGATGATGAAGAACAATTGATATTGGCGCTCATCATGTCACGCTTGTGCTCGTGTCCTATTCCTTCAACCATGGGTATGGGATGGGAATCAAAAAAAAAACGTACCACCTTTTTTACTCAAGGGTGATACGTTTTTTTAGGTTGTGCACGCTATTGATGAATCAACGTGTTTTTAATGTGCGAAATCCAAGTGCTTTTCCCCGTGATGATACTAACTGTTCCAGTTTGTCCATAATGAATATTTTGATAGTCTTTTGGACGTAAGTTTAATATTGCACTGACCTGATAAAAATTACCGTCTTTTGTTGTAATAGGATTAGCAGGAATACTTGCAATATTGCCTGGTATCACCATGTGTTTGCTATTTTTTTCTGTTAAATGATAACGTATTGATTGATTCTCCACTATCTCTGAAATTTCATTTGCAGAGATATAAAAACTAACTTTTAAGTCAGGAGTTTTTTTGAGATTTGGATATATTTGTGCAACATTAGTTCCTTGAGGAATGCTAGTTAATTTTGTTTTGTTGATTAATAAATTGACCGTGCCGGATTCAGTAGCGATGATAGTATTTTTGCCACTTGTTTCTGTTGCAGCGTGTTGTATTTTGGTCTGTTCAATTTCTTGATTAAGCGTTTCTAATTCTTTCGTAATAGAGGATAGTTGTTGTGATTTTAGTTCGTTGAGCTTGTTTGTGAGCGCATCTTCTGCTAAATTTGTGGAAGAAAAACCGGCATATTGTGTCTTATAGCTAGTTAACGCGTCATTTATTGAATCAATTTGTTGTTGAATACTAGTTACAGTTTCTTTTTTTAGTTTATCTACCTGTGAAATGGGCAACTCTTTTGTTTGATGTTGGTAGTCTAAGAAGGTGCTGTAGTAGGCATTTTTAGGTGATAAGCTTGTGTTTTTTATTATGGCATTAATCAGGTCTTGATACTGGCTAAGCTCTGAATTCTTCTTATTTATAGCTTCTGATATAATTATTTTTTGCTGTTTGACGCGATCTTGGTCATTGACTTGTTGCTGATGGTCTGT contains:
- a CDS encoding ABC transporter permease, with translation MSMIVSSIGQGLLWAVLGVALFLTFRILNFPDMTVEGSFPLGASTAVAMIAHGIDPFIATIAAFLVGTIAGLITGLLYTKGKIPILLSGILVMTATLSINLRIMGSANISLLNQKSIFSIKILQHLPKYFDSVFLGLVIIAVITAGLIFFLQTELGQAFIATGDNPNMAQSIGIQTDRMTIMGLMLSNGLIAFGGAVIAQNNGYADINMGIGIIVIALASIIIGEVVFGELTLNERLVAVIVGSILYRLVLLAVLRLGFSTNDINLISAIVLAAAMILPQLRHALNLDKIIKKGVTPHD
- the trpX gene encoding tryptophan ABC transporter substrate-binding protein produces the protein MNKRLLSAITIIVAFLAVAFIVTSKPNTQEKKSTYVPTVGILQLVTHPALDQIHHGIVAGLKSQGYSGKKIKIDYQNAQADQSNLKTMSQKFANENADLTIGIATPAALSLAKTADGNNPVILAGITDPAGSGLVKTTQRPGNNVTGVSGDSPLQQHLDVVQQVVPKAKTLGIIYTTSDHGGEYNAKNMEKLAKKAGYTVKMYTISTTNDMQQVAETMASQVDVVYAPQDNGVASAMKTLINVTNQEKIPVIPAVDTMVKDGGVATVSVSQYDIGYQAGVMAGQVLKGKNTATYPVKTITKGEMTINLKQAKLLGINLPASMVKEAETKGEVFK
- a CDS encoding putative metal homeostasis protein, producing the protein MAEKNDLSSAYRRLKSPNAKTRDRALKLLKEIKAKKSQKSK
- a CDS encoding bacteriocin secretion accessory protein; this encodes MFNERLLESSEFYTKRYQNFTTLIIFPTLSLLVLLILLACLTHKETVIKSTGEIEPIKILRTIQSTSNNPIIKNELLTKKEITAGDILIQYQNTESDTNLQLQKSSLKNLQEHVQALIIYKDSIKQNQNLFTDDDNFGCSTSYQSYLSQRRSLSTDHQQQVNDQDRVKQQKIIISEAINKKNSELSQYQDLINAIIKNTSLSPKNAYYSTFLDYQHQTKELPISQVDKLKKETVTSIQQQIDSINDALTSYKTQYAGFSSTNLAEDALTNKLNELKSQQLSSITKELETLNQEIEQTKIQHAATETSGKNTIIATESGTVNLLINKTKLTSIPQGTNVAQIYPNLKKTPDLKVSFYISANEISEIVENQSIRYHLTEKNSKHMVIPGNIASIPANPITTKDGNFYQVSAILNLRPKDYQNIHYGQTGTVSIITGKSTWISHIKNTLIHQ
- a CDS encoding SDR family NAD(P)-dependent oxidoreductase — its product is MKNIVITGGTSGVGFAIAKEIAKEGHNIIIVGRHEYKAHIAQKKLGNNVKVAIGDLSDEAEREGVIDEIKRSFSHIDVLIHSAGVLPRNASENIYVNLLPHYYLTTRLRGLLANSRVLIITGHPQAVNLVPICEIQSSAFSRAAWVITHKTLLMILLNQMLRDCNTTVNSFYPGQVNSNLMRYTKKIDNTEVPVGAYLALNATLEKMSGIFFDENGKIVQLDNKKYNLKTAEEILAPYLSKITTY
- a CDS encoding helix-turn-helix domain-containing protein produces the protein MNDLVNTFSEVNNLGRLIRGMREARGVSVNDLVRATGLSRSMISKFERGQTDIQLSSMIKIFSAMSLTLDDLCHARLFDEFLMNELCEKAYQFQNDHIVLKQILDEICSRDFLIRQEEILKLILQTLLNSNRGLPSEVENYFDNLDGIWSFDTYLALLAEPFLTQRIHLRIAKELAQYQGYRPKIINTAYHVFVH